A window from Moritella yayanosii encodes these proteins:
- a CDS encoding acetolactate synthase 3 large subunit, producing MEMLSGAEMVIRSLEDEGIEHIFGYPGGSVLDIYDALFESSKIEHFLVRHEQAAVHAADGYARSTGKVGTVLVTSGPGATNCITGIATAYMDSIPLVVLSGQVPTSMIGNDAFQETDMMGVSRPVVKHSFLCKTASEIPEAIKKAYYIASTGRPGPVVIDLPKDTQNPLAKFPYKYPESVSMRSYNPVTSGHKGQVRKAVKAIATAKKPVLYVGGGAVIANAETQVLKFAEQLNLPVTNTLMGLGIFPGTHSQNVGMLGMHGTFEANKTMHNSDLIICLGARFDDRVTNAIDKFCPEAKIIHVDIDPTSISKTVHADIPIVGSIEVVVEQMLEVIEELDVTANEEERAAWWKQIDSWRTKKCLSYETGLSIKPQAVIEGLYKHTEGKAIITSDVGQHQMFGALYYPYDKPRQWINSGGLGTMGFGFPAAMGAKIANPEKIVCCITGDGSIQMNIQELSTCLQYGIAVKIITLNNGALGMVKQWQKMFYDGRHSHSYMESMPDFVKLAEAYHHVGIQVSKPENLDKAFAECFSEENKNRVVFMDIIIDPEEHVYPMQIKYGAMDDMYLSKTEKTTS from the coding sequence ATGGAAATGTTGTCTGGTGCCGAAATGGTAATCCGCTCACTGGAAGATGAGGGTATTGAGCATATCTTCGGTTATCCTGGTGGCTCTGTTCTTGATATTTATGATGCGTTATTCGAATCAAGTAAAATTGAACATTTTTTAGTCCGGCATGAGCAAGCTGCAGTGCATGCTGCAGATGGTTATGCACGTTCAACAGGGAAAGTTGGTACCGTCCTAGTTACATCAGGACCGGGGGCGACAAACTGTATTACTGGTATTGCTACTGCGTATATGGATTCGATTCCGCTGGTTGTCTTATCGGGTCAGGTTCCTACGTCAATGATCGGTAACGATGCATTCCAGGAAACGGACATGATGGGGGTATCTCGCCCTGTTGTAAAACACAGTTTTTTATGTAAAACAGCTTCTGAGATCCCAGAAGCGATCAAAAAAGCGTATTATATCGCGTCAACAGGTCGTCCTGGACCTGTGGTAATCGATTTACCAAAAGATACGCAAAACCCGTTAGCTAAATTTCCGTACAAATATCCTGAAAGCGTGTCTATGCGATCATATAACCCGGTTACATCGGGTCATAAAGGACAAGTACGTAAAGCCGTTAAAGCGATTGCAACGGCTAAAAAACCAGTACTTTATGTTGGTGGCGGCGCGGTAATTGCGAATGCTGAAACACAAGTACTTAAATTTGCAGAACAGTTAAACCTACCGGTAACGAATACTTTGATGGGTCTGGGTATCTTTCCTGGTACGCATTCACAGAATGTCGGTATGTTAGGTATGCATGGTACATTTGAAGCGAACAAAACCATGCATAACTCAGATCTTATTATTTGTTTAGGCGCACGTTTTGATGATCGTGTCACCAATGCCATTGATAAATTTTGTCCTGAAGCAAAAATAATTCATGTTGATATCGACCCAACATCAATCTCTAAAACAGTACACGCTGATATTCCCATTGTTGGTTCTATCGAAGTGGTTGTTGAGCAGATGCTTGAGGTTATTGAAGAGTTGGATGTTACCGCGAACGAAGAAGAACGTGCTGCTTGGTGGAAACAAATTGATAGCTGGCGTACTAAAAAATGCCTTAGCTATGAAACAGGGTTGTCAATTAAACCGCAAGCGGTTATCGAAGGCTTATATAAACATACAGAGGGTAAAGCGATTATTACCTCGGATGTAGGCCAACATCAAATGTTTGGTGCCTTGTATTACCCGTACGATAAACCACGCCAATGGATCAACTCCGGCGGTCTTGGGACTATGGGCTTTGGTTTTCCTGCAGCTATGGGCGCTAAAATTGCCAACCCAGAAAAGATAGTATGTTGTATTACTGGTGATGGTTCTATTCAAATGAACATTCAAGAATTATCTACCTGTCTGCAATACGGTATTGCCGTGAAGATTATCACCTTGAATAATGGTGCGCTAGGCATGGTTAAACAGTGGCAGAAAATGTTCTATGATGGCCGTCATTCTCACTCTTATATGGAGTCTATGCCTGATTTTGTTAAGTTAGCAGAAGCTTATCATCACGTTGGTATTCAGGTGAGTAAACCTGAAAATTTGGATAAAGCTTTTGCTGAGTGCTTCTCGGAAGAAAATAAAAATCGTGTTGTATTCATGGATATTATTATTGATCCAGAAGAGCATGTATATCCGATGCAAATTAAATATGGCGCAATGGACGATATGTATTTAAGTAAGACGGAGAAAACCACTTCATGA
- a CDS encoding putative bifunctional diguanylate cyclase/phosphodiesterase: MDKFNTGNISHQWRKIVLTFIAVGSSLALFFCIYLFAFSSDAIWFLLLALRHTIILTPTSVIITIFVSVISVICIYKTNNYRKSLRKANLELSRLQGRLVALDLSVYLDNCTGLANRFKFLEMLDSRMAEGQGNTALCILDLDDLKDINDTLGHNVGDQVIAIIAQRIKLSLGYPLQPNMYKTDIFRIGGDEFAILIMGFSDAENIAPILNQLLKNIRRKIELSDKSIVIGVSIGVSISPEHGTCSDSLLKKADMAMYKVKESGKHGVAFFKPEYMRELEYRVHLEQELNQAIINGEFEIYYQPIIDISTETELGFEALIRWNHPVRGLVPPDDFIPVTEQTGLIVPIGQWIIKQACSDLALLQIHNPEYFIAINIAPQQLADNAFVHNVRSILASYSLSPAQIHFEITETTLMNADSDNLRVLRELNNLGIKLWIDDFGTGYSSFSYLHKFKFYGIKLDRSFIEGVVDSERSQKIVKGICAMGEALNLELLGEGIEHPGQAEFLLKQGCFKVQGYWYAKPMSLSTLHMWLANRNENPATKMIDQPSA; this comes from the coding sequence ATGGACAAGTTCAATACCGGGAATATTTCACATCAATGGCGTAAAATTGTTCTTACCTTCATTGCGGTTGGTAGCTCGCTAGCACTGTTTTTTTGTATCTATCTTTTCGCGTTTTCGAGTGATGCAATCTGGTTCTTGTTATTAGCATTACGCCATACGATCATCTTAACGCCTACTTCCGTCATCATTACTATTTTTGTCAGCGTCATTAGTGTTATTTGTATCTATAAAACAAATAACTACAGGAAGAGTCTGCGAAAAGCTAATTTGGAGTTATCCCGCTTACAAGGGCGACTTGTAGCGCTGGATTTATCGGTATATTTAGATAATTGCACTGGATTAGCCAATCGATTTAAATTTCTAGAAATGCTCGATAGCAGAATGGCAGAAGGGCAAGGTAATACTGCGTTATGTATTTTGGATCTCGACGATCTTAAAGATATCAATGATACTTTAGGTCATAATGTCGGCGATCAAGTCATCGCTATTATCGCGCAACGCATTAAATTATCGTTAGGTTACCCGCTGCAACCTAACATGTATAAAACCGATATCTTTCGTATTGGTGGCGACGAATTTGCCATATTAATAATGGGTTTTTCAGATGCTGAAAATATCGCGCCTATCTTGAACCAATTGCTGAAAAATATTCGTCGTAAAATTGAATTGTCTGATAAGAGTATCGTTATCGGTGTCAGCATCGGTGTCAGTATCAGTCCTGAGCATGGTACGTGCAGTGACTCATTATTGAAAAAAGCGGATATGGCGATGTATAAAGTCAAAGAGTCAGGCAAGCATGGTGTGGCTTTTTTTAAACCTGAGTACATGCGAGAATTGGAATACCGAGTCCATCTTGAGCAAGAACTTAATCAGGCGATTATCAATGGTGAATTTGAAATTTATTATCAACCTATCATTGATATATCAACAGAAACAGAGTTAGGCTTTGAAGCGTTAATTCGTTGGAATCATCCTGTTCGTGGTTTAGTCCCCCCCGATGACTTTATTCCTGTGACTGAACAAACGGGTCTTATCGTGCCTATAGGTCAATGGATCATTAAACAAGCTTGCAGTGATTTAGCGTTATTACAGATCCACAATCCTGAGTATTTCATTGCGATCAATATCGCCCCACAACAACTTGCGGATAATGCCTTTGTACATAATGTCAGAAGTATTTTAGCGAGTTACTCTTTATCCCCAGCCCAGATCCATTTTGAGATAACTGAAACCACATTAATGAATGCAGATAGTGATAACTTGCGCGTATTACGCGAATTAAATAATTTAGGTATCAAGTTATGGATTGATGATTTTGGCACGGGTTATTCTTCATTTAGCTATCTGCATAAATTTAAGTTCTATGGTATTAAGTTGGACCGTAGCTTTATTGAAGGTGTCGTTGACTCGGAGCGTAGTCAAAAAATAGTGAAAGGTATTTGTGCTATGGGTGAGGCTTTAAACTTAGAGTTGCTGGGTGAGGGCATTGAGCATCCAGGGCAAGCAGAATTCTTACTTAAACAAGGTTGTTTTAAGGTACAGGGATACTGGTACGCAAAACCTATGTCGTTATCAACGTTACATATGTGGTTGGCGAATCGAAATGAAAATCCTGCGACTAAAATGATTGACCAGCCATCAGCATAG
- a CDS encoding AMP-dependent synthetase/ligase has translation MSQHFVNQILARIEQYQDKTALKSKTKTGWDRVSWKQMGERIEGLANNLLDRGLKVQENVGIWSNNLPEWTIADLALQQCRAVSVPLYPSSTSSQAEYIINDANITCMFIGDKAELKLALPLLDKCESLQSLIVFSSGVNLPDDPRVVAYADMLAFTPNSPSSIALSQRIEQARSDDLVTLIYTSGTTGEPKGVMLDYANIQAALAANESETRLEENDVSLAFLPLSHVFERIWTFNALLWGAENTYLKDPARIQKALTDTKPTVMCAVPRLYEKIHTTIMNKVENAPAARKKLFHWAVRVGKQRFEAQQAGTSVSPLLQLQHAIADKLVFTKLRAVFGGKVRFFPCSGAKLDDEVNLFFQAIGIHIKYGYGMTETVATVSCYSKDFKLGSIGSVLPGIEVKLGAENEILIKSPTVMRGYFNKPEETAKTFDGEWLKTGDAGAIDENGYLYITDRLKDLMKTECGKYIAPQLIEGTLGRDRFIEQVAVFADARKYASALIVPAQEAIEEYAKTLNLKYESYVELLKHTKIVELLDERVKEMQKELAKFEQVKKFKLMASPFTNEKGELTPTLKLKRKVIQQRYSSLIESMYSTVKKGKNIKH, from the coding sequence ATGAGTCAGCATTTTGTAAATCAGATCCTTGCGAGGATTGAGCAATATCAAGATAAAACAGCCCTGAAGAGTAAAACCAAAACTGGTTGGGATCGCGTTAGCTGGAAGCAGATGGGTGAACGTATCGAAGGTTTGGCAAATAACTTACTTGATCGTGGACTTAAAGTTCAGGAAAACGTGGGTATTTGGTCAAATAATTTACCAGAATGGACGATTGCCGATCTCGCTCTGCAGCAGTGTCGTGCCGTTTCGGTACCACTTTATCCAAGCAGTACTTCATCACAAGCTGAATATATAATTAATGATGCCAATATTACCTGCATGTTTATTGGTGATAAAGCGGAATTAAAACTCGCCTTACCATTACTTGATAAATGTGAATCGCTGCAGTCCCTTATTGTTTTTTCTTCGGGCGTTAATTTACCTGATGATCCTCGTGTTGTTGCTTATGCCGATATGCTAGCGTTCACACCTAATAGCCCATCATCGATAGCGCTCTCACAGCGTATTGAACAAGCCAGGTCAGATGATCTTGTTACCTTAATTTATACCTCTGGCACCACTGGTGAACCGAAAGGCGTGATGCTTGATTATGCTAACATTCAAGCTGCATTAGCAGCGAATGAGTCCGAAACGCGTTTAGAAGAAAATGATGTTTCATTAGCATTCTTACCGTTAAGCCATGTTTTTGAACGTATTTGGACGTTTAATGCATTGTTATGGGGGGCCGAAAATACTTACCTGAAAGATCCTGCGCGCATTCAAAAAGCCTTAACAGATACTAAGCCTACTGTGATGTGTGCGGTACCACGTCTGTATGAAAAAATTCATACCACCATTATGAATAAAGTTGAGAATGCCCCAGCAGCACGTAAAAAATTATTTCATTGGGCTGTTCGCGTCGGTAAGCAACGCTTTGAAGCACAACAAGCGGGTACGTCTGTGTCGCCATTATTGCAACTGCAACATGCGATCGCGGATAAATTGGTATTTACTAAATTGCGCGCTGTATTTGGTGGCAAGGTACGCTTCTTCCCTTGTTCGGGTGCGAAACTCGACGATGAAGTTAACTTATTTTTCCAAGCAATCGGTATCCATATTAAATATGGCTACGGCATGACAGAAACTGTGGCGACAGTGAGCTGTTATTCGAAAGACTTTAAACTCGGATCGATTGGTTCGGTGTTACCGGGTATTGAAGTGAAACTGGGCGCTGAAAACGAGATCTTGATTAAAAGCCCGACTGTCATGCGCGGTTACTTCAACAAGCCAGAAGAAACGGCAAAAACCTTTGACGGTGAATGGTTGAAAACGGGTGATGCAGGGGCGATTGATGAAAATGGCTACTTGTATATTACCGACCGTTTGAAAGATTTAATGAAAACTGAGTGTGGTAAATATATTGCCCCACAATTAATCGAAGGTACGTTAGGTCGTGATCGTTTCATTGAACAAGTGGCCGTATTTGCGGATGCCAGAAAATATGCCTCGGCCTTGATTGTGCCTGCACAAGAAGCAATTGAAGAATATGCTAAAACACTGAATCTAAAATACGAATCGTATGTTGAATTACTTAAGCATACTAAGATAGTTGAATTGCTTGATGAACGTGTTAAAGAAATGCAGAAAGAGCTGGCTAAATTTGAGCAAGTGAAGAAATTTAAGCTCATGGCATCACCGTTTACCAATGAAAAAGGTGAGCTAACACCGACGCTTAAGTTAAAACGTAAAGTGATTCAACAGCGCTACAGTAGCTTGATCGAAAGTATGTATAGCACTGTTAAAAAAGGAAAAAATATAAAACATTAA
- a CDS encoding 2-isopropylmalate synthase produces MLFKNEQGEMVELADDLTLKELTDMGIDISLVERDCDEPLDSWSHLASH; encoded by the coding sequence ATGTTATTTAAAAATGAACAAGGCGAGATGGTTGAGCTTGCAGATGACCTAACACTGAAAGAATTAACCGATATGGGGATTGATATATCTTTAGTTGAAAGAGACTGTGATGAACCATTAGACAGTTGGTCGCATTTAGCCAGTCACTAG
- the leuA gene encoding 2-isopropylmalate synthase — MSDQVIIFDTTLRDGEQALSASLTVKEKLQIAFALERLGVDVMEVGFPISSPGDFESVQTIARNIKNSRVCALSRALEKDIDAAAQALSVAKYFRIHTFISTSDIHVKSKLKRSFNDVLQMGCHAIKHARRYTDDVEFSCEDAGRTPIDNLCRMVEEAIKAGATTINIPDTVGYTVPSQFGGIITDLFNRVPNIDKAVISVHCHDDLGLSVANSIAAIEQGARQIECTINGIGERAGNCSLEEIAMILHTRQDLLGKTTNINAQEIYRTSQLVSQLCNMPVQANKAIVGANAFSHSSGIHQDGVLKAKNTYEIITPESIGLTQNKLNLTSRSGRHVIKHRMAELGYTANDYDLEELYESFLQLADKKGQIFDYDLEALIFFNNLHEDEAHFKLDYLSVQSGSGVKATATISLISQLETTDESRTDTEAAIGNGPVDAVYKCLSRISGFDIDIADYHITAKGEGKDALGQVDIVATYEGRKFHGIGLATDIIESSALAYVHVMNNIHRANAVEQQKLKKQHQ, encoded by the coding sequence ATGTCAGACCAGGTTATTATTTTTGATACGACCTTAAGGGATGGAGAGCAAGCATTATCTGCAAGCTTAACCGTAAAAGAAAAATTACAAATCGCCTTTGCACTTGAGCGCCTAGGTGTTGATGTAATGGAAGTTGGTTTTCCAATTTCATCACCTGGTGATTTTGAATCCGTGCAGACGATTGCACGTAATATTAAAAATAGTCGTGTTTGCGCCCTTTCTCGCGCGCTTGAAAAAGATATTGACGCTGCAGCCCAAGCACTGTCAGTTGCGAAATACTTCCGTATTCATACCTTTATTTCGACATCAGATATTCATGTTAAAAGTAAATTAAAACGTAGCTTTAACGATGTGCTCCAGATGGGTTGCCACGCGATTAAACATGCCCGTCGTTATACTGATGACGTTGAGTTTTCTTGTGAAGATGCCGGCCGTACCCCAATCGATAATCTATGTCGTATGGTTGAAGAAGCCATTAAAGCCGGTGCCACCACGATTAACATTCCAGATACCGTTGGTTATACCGTGCCATCGCAATTCGGCGGCATCATCACCGACTTATTCAATCGCGTGCCAAATATTGATAAAGCCGTGATCTCGGTACATTGTCATGATGACCTTGGCTTATCGGTAGCGAACTCCATTGCGGCCATAGAGCAAGGTGCTCGTCAAATCGAATGTACCATCAATGGTATTGGTGAACGCGCAGGTAACTGTTCATTAGAAGAAATAGCCATGATCTTGCACACACGCCAAGATTTATTAGGTAAAACCACCAATATTAACGCACAAGAAATTTACCGAACCAGCCAGCTAGTCAGCCAACTCTGCAACATGCCAGTACAGGCTAATAAAGCCATTGTGGGTGCTAATGCATTTTCACATTCTTCAGGTATTCATCAGGATGGCGTGCTGAAAGCAAAAAATACTTACGAAATTATCACCCCAGAAAGTATTGGTCTAACCCAAAACAAGTTAAATCTAACCTCACGTTCTGGTCGTCATGTGATCAAACATCGTATGGCAGAGCTGGGCTATACTGCTAATGATTATGATCTTGAAGAGCTGTATGAAAGCTTCTTACAACTGGCGGATAAAAAGGGCCAAATATTCGATTATGACCTTGAAGCATTAATCTTCTTTAATAATTTGCACGAAGATGAAGCACATTTTAAATTAGATTATCTCAGTGTTCAGTCTGGTTCCGGCGTGAAAGCAACCGCAACAATTAGCTTAATTTCACAATTAGAAACAACGGATGAATCTCGTACAGACACTGAAGCGGCGATAGGTAATGGTCCAGTTGATGCAGTTTATAAATGTTTAAGTCGTATTTCTGGCTTCGATATCGATATTGCCGATTATCACATCACAGCCAAAGGCGAAGGTAAAGACGCACTGGGTCAAGTCGATATTGTCGCAACGTATGAAGGCCGTAAGTTCCACGGTATCGGCTTAGCCACCGATATCATCGAATCGTCGGCGCTGGCTTATGTCCACGTAATGAATAATATCCATCGCGCCAATGCGGTAGAACAACAGAAACTTAAAAAACAACATCAATAA
- the leuB gene encoding 3-isopropylmalate dehydrogenase, whose protein sequence is MTVTKHNIAVLPGDGIGPEVMAEAIKVLAAVQSKFNLEFTYDFNDVGGIAIDNHGTPLPTSTLTACENSDAILFGSVGGPKWEGLPPQEQPERGALLPLRGHFKLFCNLRPAKIYAGLEKFSPLREDISSNGFDVVVVRELTGGIYFGLPKGNKGEGADETGFDTMLYSRAEVERIARIAFEAAKLRGKKVTSVDKANVLATSVLWRKVVIEIAQEYPEVELEHIYVDNAAMQLIKDPSQFDVLLCGNLFGDIISDECAMITGSMGMLPSASMNDSDFGLYEPAGGSAPDIAGKGIANPIAQILSAAMMLRYSLKQEEAAQAIEQAVSFVLEEGYATGDLHSAANAKPVQNTVQMGDLIAAKIGA, encoded by the coding sequence ATGACTGTAACAAAACACAATATTGCGGTATTACCAGGTGATGGTATCGGTCCAGAAGTAATGGCGGAAGCAATTAAAGTACTTGCTGCTGTACAAAGTAAGTTTAATTTAGAATTTACCTATGATTTTAATGATGTTGGTGGTATTGCGATCGATAACCACGGTACACCATTACCAACAAGCACACTAACGGCGTGTGAAAATTCAGATGCGATCTTATTCGGCTCTGTCGGTGGCCCAAAATGGGAAGGACTACCACCACAAGAACAGCCTGAACGAGGCGCATTATTACCATTGCGAGGGCATTTCAAACTATTTTGTAATCTACGTCCAGCTAAAATTTATGCTGGTTTAGAAAAATTTTCACCACTGCGTGAAGACATCTCAAGCAATGGTTTTGACGTAGTTGTCGTGCGTGAATTAACTGGCGGTATCTACTTCGGCTTACCAAAAGGTAATAAAGGCGAAGGCGCTGACGAAACTGGTTTTGATACCATGCTTTATAGCCGTGCTGAAGTTGAACGTATTGCTCGTATTGCCTTTGAAGCGGCAAAACTACGCGGTAAAAAAGTAACGTCGGTTGATAAAGCTAACGTACTCGCGACCTCTGTATTATGGCGTAAAGTGGTCATTGAAATTGCCCAAGAATACCCAGAAGTTGAACTAGAACATATCTATGTCGACAACGCAGCAATGCAGTTAATCAAAGACCCATCGCAATTTGATGTGCTGCTTTGTGGCAACTTATTCGGTGATATCATTTCTGATGAATGTGCAATGATCACTGGCTCTATGGGCATGTTGCCATCAGCAAGTATGAACGATTCTGACTTTGGTTTATACGAACCAGCAGGTGGTTCCGCACCCGATATCGCCGGTAAAGGTATTGCCAATCCAATTGCTCAAATCTTATCTGCTGCAATGATGTTACGTTATTCACTAAAACAAGAAGAAGCGGCACAAGCGATTGAACAAGCAGTTTCATTTGTATTAGAAGAAGGTTATGCGACCGGCGATCTACACAGTGCTGCGAATGCGAAACCAGTGCAAAACACAGTACAAATGGGTGATTTAATTGCCGCTAAAATTGGCGCTTAA
- a CDS encoding PilZ domain-containing protein, which yields MLKANLERRSYHRMLIDSPVQVTDEERNITAICRDLSASGMSLDISENYFSLNDSVSIFLPTGDTRVPPLQAEAKVTRIDNCGDNYQIGVEFTSLT from the coding sequence GTGCTAAAAGCTAATTTGGAACGACGTAGTTATCACCGAATGTTAATCGATTCACCGGTGCAGGTGACGGATGAAGAGCGTAATATTACTGCTATCTGTCGTGATTTAAGCGCGAGTGGCATGTCGTTAGATATATCTGAAAATTATTTTTCTTTAAACGATAGCGTGAGTATTTTTCTACCGACTGGCGATACCCGCGTCCCGCCGTTACAAGCCGAAGCAAAGGTAACTCGTATCGATAATTGTGGTGATAATTATCAAATAGGGGTCGAATTTACCAGTTTGACTTAG
- the thiB gene encoding thiamine ABC transporter substrate binding subunit produces MKHTIKKLALCTALLLPSLSLQVAHAADKPVLNIYTYDSFASDWGPGPKIKTAFEAECNCELNLVALEDGVSILNRVKLEGKYTKADVLLGLDNNLMAEAVKTNLLAPHQQDTSNLSLPNEWTNKYFVPFDYGHFAFIYDSEKLANPPASLAELVERKDLSIIYQDPRTSTPGLGFMLWVKAVYGDEAPQAWQQIAAKTVTITKGWSQAYGMFLKGEADMVLSYTTSPAYHMVAEQEFKYKAAEFSEGHYQQTEVVARLKDAANPELADQFMAFVLTPAFQDVIATGNWMLPAKQAAALPSEFEQLISPAKTLEFTPEEVAQSRKSWVKEWRNAVTQ; encoded by the coding sequence GTGAAGCACACGATCAAAAAACTAGCACTTTGCACTGCCCTACTTTTACCTTCGCTGTCATTACAAGTCGCTCACGCCGCTGACAAACCAGTATTAAATATTTATACCTACGATTCATTTGCATCCGATTGGGGCCCAGGTCCAAAAATAAAAACTGCGTTTGAAGCCGAGTGTAATTGCGAACTTAATTTAGTCGCACTCGAAGATGGGGTCAGTATTCTGAATCGTGTCAAACTGGAAGGTAAATACACCAAGGCTGATGTATTATTAGGCTTAGACAACAACCTGATGGCTGAAGCAGTAAAAACCAACCTGCTTGCACCTCATCAGCAAGATACCAGTAATTTATCACTGCCAAACGAATGGACGAATAAGTACTTTGTTCCATTCGATTACGGTCACTTTGCATTTATCTACGACAGTGAAAAGCTGGCCAATCCACCAGCGAGTTTAGCTGAATTAGTTGAACGTAAAGATCTGAGCATTATCTATCAAGATCCACGCACCAGCACCCCAGGCCTTGGTTTCATGTTATGGGTAAAAGCCGTTTATGGTGACGAAGCACCGCAAGCATGGCAACAGATCGCAGCTAAAACAGTCACCATCACCAAAGGCTGGAGCCAAGCTTACGGCATGTTCTTGAAAGGCGAAGCGGACATGGTATTAAGCTATACTACGTCACCGGCTTATCACATGGTTGCCGAGCAAGAATTTAAGTATAAAGCCGCAGAATTCAGTGAAGGTCATTATCAACAAACAGAGGTGGTTGCCCGTTTGAAAGATGCCGCCAATCCAGAATTAGCCGATCAATTCATGGCGTTCGTACTTACCCCTGCATTCCAAGACGTGATAGCAACAGGTAACTGGATGCTACCAGCAAAACAAGCGGCGGCACTGCCAAGCGAGTTCGAACAATTAATTAGCCCCGCAAAAACCCTCGAGTTCACACCAGAAGAAGTGGCTCAATCACGTAAATCTTGGGTGAAGGAATGGCGTAACGCTGTTACCCAATAA